In Fusobacterium canifelinum, a genomic segment contains:
- the ffh gene encoding signal recognition particle protein, whose protein sequence is MLENLGNRFQDIFKKIRGHGKLSETNIKDALREVKMSLLEADVNYKVVKDFTNKISEKAIGTEVIRGVNPAQQFIKLVNDELVELLGGTSSKLTKGLRNPTIIMLAGLQGAGKTTFAAKLAKFLKKQNEKLLLVGVDVYRPAAIKQLQVLGQQIGVDVYSEEDTKDVVGIATRAIEKAKEINATYMIVDTAGRLHVDETLMEELKKLKKAIKPQEILLVVDAMIGQDAVNLAESFNNALSVDGVILTKLDGDTRGGAALSIKAVVGKPIKFIGVGEKLNDIEIFHPDRLVSRILGMGDVVSLVEKAQEVIDENEAKSLEEKIKSQKFDLNDFLKQLQTIKRLGSLGGILKLIPGMPKIDDLAPAEKEMKKVEAIIQSMTKEERKKPDILKASRKIRIAKGSGTDVSDVNKLLKQFEQMKSMMKMFSSGKMPNMGAMGKGGKFPF, encoded by the coding sequence ATGTTAGAAAATTTAGGAAATAGATTTCAGGATATTTTTAAGAAAATAAGAGGGCACGGGAAACTTAGTGAAACTAATATTAAAGATGCTCTTAGAGAAGTAAAAATGTCTCTTTTAGAAGCTGATGTTAACTATAAGGTAGTTAAAGATTTTACTAATAAAATTAGTGAAAAAGCAATAGGAACAGAGGTTATTAGAGGAGTAAACCCAGCACAACAATTTATAAAGTTAGTAAATGATGAACTTGTTGAACTGTTGGGAGGGACTAGCTCAAAATTAACAAAGGGACTTAGAAATCCAACAATAATAATGTTAGCAGGATTACAAGGGGCAGGAAAAACAACTTTTGCTGCAAAACTTGCTAAGTTTTTAAAAAAACAAAATGAAAAGCTATTGTTGGTTGGGGTAGATGTGTATAGACCTGCGGCTATAAAACAATTACAAGTTTTAGGACAGCAAATAGGTGTAGATGTCTATTCAGAAGAAGATACTAAAGATGTTGTTGGAATTGCAACAAGAGCAATAGAAAAAGCGAAAGAAATTAATGCAACTTATATGATAGTTGATACAGCTGGTAGACTACATGTGGATGAAACTCTTATGGAGGAATTAAAAAAGCTAAAAAAAGCTATAAAACCACAAGAAATTTTACTTGTTGTAGATGCTATGATAGGGCAAGATGCAGTTAATTTGGCAGAATCCTTTAATAATGCTTTGAGTGTCGATGGAGTTATTCTAACTAAGTTAGATGGAGATACTCGTGGAGGAGCGGCCTTATCTATAAAAGCTGTTGTAGGAAAGCCAATAAAATTTATTGGAGTTGGAGAAAAACTTAATGATATTGAGATTTTTCACCCAGATAGATTAGTATCAAGAATACTAGGAATGGGAGATGTTGTTTCTCTTGTTGAAAAGGCACAAGAAGTAATAGATGAAAATGAAGCAAAGTCTTTAGAAGAAAAAATAAAATCTCAAAAATTTGATTTAAACGACTTCTTAAAACAGCTACAAACAATAAAAAGATTAGGTTCGCTTGGAGGAATCTTAAAGTTAATACCAGGTATGCCAAAGATTGATGACTTAGCACCAGCTGAAAAAGAAATGAAAAAAGTTGAAGCAATAATTCAATCTATGACAAAAGAAGAAAGAAAGAAACCTGATATTTTAAAAGCAAGTAGAAAAATAAGAATTGCAAAAGGTAGTGGAACAGATGTATCAGATGTAAATAAACTACTTAAACAATTTGAACAAATGAAATCTATGATGAAAATGTTTAGCTCAGGTAAAATGCCTAATATGGGTGCTATGGGTAAAGGTGGAAAATTCCCATTTTAA
- the glsA gene encoding glutaminase A, whose amino-acid sequence MEELLKELVEKNRKFAINGNVANYIPELDKADKNALGIYVTTLDGQEFFAGDYNTKFTIQSISKIISLMLAILDNGEEYVFSKVGMEPSGDPFNSIRKLETSSRKKPYNPMINAGAIAVASMIKGKNEKERFARLLDFAKLITEDDSLDINYKIYCGESDTGFRNFSMAYFLKGEGIIEGNVNEALSVYFKQCSIEGTAKTISTLGKFLANDGVLSNGERILSTRMAKIIKTLMVTCGMYDSSGEFAVKVGIPSKSGVGGGICSVVPGKMGIGVYGPSLDKKGNSLAGVHLLADLSEELSLNIF is encoded by the coding sequence ATGGAAGAACTATTAAAGGAACTAGTAGAAAAAAATAGAAAGTTTGCAATAAATGGTAATGTAGCGAACTATATTCCTGAGCTTGATAAAGCAGATAAAAACGCTCTTGGAATTTATGTAACAACTTTAGATGGACAAGAATTTTTTGCAGGAGATTATAATACAAAATTTACAATACAAAGTATTTCAAAGATAATCTCTTTAATGTTAGCCATATTAGATAATGGTGAAGAATATGTGTTTTCAAAAGTTGGAATGGAGCCAAGTGGTGATCCATTTAACTCAATTAGAAAACTTGAAACTTCAAGTAGAAAGAAACCTTATAATCCTATGATAAATGCAGGAGCAATTGCTGTTGCCTCTATGATAAAAGGAAAAAACGAAAAAGAAAGATTTGCTAGATTACTAGATTTTGCAAAATTAATAACAGAAGATGACTCTTTAGATATAAATTATAAAATATACTGTGGTGAATCTGATACAGGGTTTAGAAATTTTTCAATGGCTTACTTCTTAAAAGGAGAAGGAATAATTGAGGGTAATGTAAACGAAGCTCTTTCTGTTTATTTTAAGCAATGCTCAATAGAAGGAACTGCTAAAACTATTTCTACATTAGGAAAATTTTTAGCAAATGATGGTGTTCTTTCAAATGGTGAAAGAATTTTAAGCACAAGAATGGCAAAAATTATTAAGACACTAATGGTGACTTGTGGAATGTATGATAGTTCAGGTGAATTCGCTGTAAAAGTTGGCATACCTTCAAAAAGTGGAGTTGGTGGAGGAATTTGCTCAGTTGTTCCTGGTAAAATGGGAATAGGAGTGTATGGGCCTTCACTAGATAAAAAAGGAAACTCTCTTGCAGGAGTACATTTACTGGCTGATTTATCTGAGGAACTTTCTTTAAATATTTTTTAA
- a CDS encoding alanine/glycine:cation symporter family protein — MDFLNSIIGKINTVLWSYVLIALLILSGLFYTLRTGFAQGRLLGDMVALITGKLSSLKDGEKKVAGQVTGFQAFCIAVASHVGTGNLAGVAIAVVVGGPGALFWMWIIALLGAATSLIENTLAQTYKVKDGKGGFRGGPSYYMEKALGQKTLGYIFSVIVIVTFAFVFNTVQANTIAQAFESSFSKFGMTTTIAGIILAALTALIIFGGLHRIANVVGYMVPIMAIGYVVVAVIVLALNITHIPRLFMSIIEAAFGLKQAVGGAIGVAMLQGIKRGLYSNEAGMGSAPNAAATSNVSHPVKQGLLQAFGVFVDTILICSATGFIVLLYPDFATTAKEGIQVTQDALAYSIGNWGKDFITLCIFLFAFSSLVGNYYYGEANLEFLTKSKTSMLIFRILTVTCVFLGSVAKLAFVWNIADVSMGIMALMNIIVIAILSPKAVTIIKDYIRQRKEGKNPIFRAKDIPGLENTECWDD; from the coding sequence ATGGATTTTTTAAATTCTATAATTGGAAAAATCAACACAGTTTTATGGTCTTATGTTCTTATCGCACTTTTAATCTTATCAGGTCTGTTTTATACTTTAAGAACAGGTTTTGCACAAGGTAGATTATTAGGTGATATGGTTGCTTTAATTACTGGTAAACTTTCTTCTCTTAAAGATGGTGAAAAGAAAGTTGCTGGACAAGTAACTGGTTTCCAAGCATTTTGTATAGCAGTTGCTTCTCACGTTGGAACTGGTAACCTTGCTGGAGTTGCAATAGCAGTTGTAGTTGGAGGACCAGGAGCATTATTTTGGATGTGGATTATAGCTCTTTTAGGTGCTGCAACAAGTTTGATTGAAAATACTTTAGCTCAAACTTATAAGGTAAAAGATGGGAAAGGTGGATTTAGAGGTGGACCTTCTTATTACATGGAAAAAGCGTTAGGACAAAAAACACTTGGTTATATTTTCTCAGTTATAGTTATAGTGACATTTGCTTTTGTATTTAATACAGTTCAAGCTAATACAATAGCACAAGCATTTGAAAGTTCATTCAGTAAGTTTGGTATGACTACTACAATAGCCGGAATAATTTTAGCCGCTCTTACTGCTTTAATAATCTTTGGAGGATTACATAGAATAGCTAATGTTGTTGGATATATGGTTCCAATAATGGCAATAGGATATGTTGTTGTAGCAGTAATTGTTCTAGCTCTTAACATTACTCATATTCCTAGATTATTTATGAGCATTATCGAAGCTGCTTTTGGTTTAAAACAAGCTGTTGGTGGAGCAATAGGAGTAGCTATGCTTCAAGGTATTAAGAGAGGATTGTATTCTAACGAAGCTGGTATGGGAAGTGCTCCAAATGCTGCTGCTACATCAAATGTTTCTCACCCTGTAAAACAAGGATTATTACAAGCATTTGGTGTATTCGTTGATACTATATTAATTTGTAGTGCAACTGGTTTTATTGTTTTGTTATATCCAGATTTTGCTACAACCGCAAAAGAAGGTATTCAAGTAACTCAAGATGCCCTTGCTTATTCAATTGGAAACTGGGGAAAAGATTTTATAACTTTATGTATATTCTTATTTGCATTTAGTTCATTAGTAGGAAACTATTATTACGGTGAAGCAAATTTAGAATTCTTAACTAAGAGTAAAACTTCAATGTTAATATTTAGAATATTAACTGTTACTTGTGTATTTTTAGGATCAGTTGCAAAATTAGCATTTGTTTGGAATATAGCTGATGTATCTATGGGTATTATGGCGTTAATGAATATTATAGTTATAGCAATACTTTCTCCAAAAGCTGTTACTATCATTAAAGACTATATAAGACAAAGAAAAGAAGGAAAAAATCCTATATTTAGAGCAAAAGATATTCCTGGTTTAGAAAATACTGAATGCTGGGATGATTAA
- a CDS encoding MBL fold metallo-hydrolase — MVYYIYHSAFAIELEKSILIFDFYKFPSNKKKEKEEFLNRFIKRTDKKVYVFSTHSHSDHFNKEILAWLEINENIKYILSDDIRIYKHKNFYFTKEDDSFELDNLKISTFGSTDLGSSFYINTENKNIFHSGDLHFWHWEDDTPEEEKIMYDAYIAQLEKIEKLDRIDIAFVPVDPRLGVNTLEGVELFYEYLKPKIIIPMHFSDDYSKMKEFIEKFKYIEDVKVIEIKDNMEKVLE, encoded by the coding sequence ATGGTTTACTATATTTACCATAGTGCCTTTGCAATAGAACTAGAAAAAAGTATTTTAATATTTGATTTCTATAAATTTCCTAGTAATAAAAAGAAAGAAAAAGAGGAATTTTTAAATAGATTTATAAAGAGAACAGATAAAAAAGTTTATGTATTTTCAACACATAGTCATTCAGACCACTTTAATAAAGAAATTTTAGCTTGGTTAGAAATAAATGAAAATATAAAATATATTTTAAGTGATGATATAAGAATATATAAACATAAAAATTTTTATTTTACAAAAGAAGATGATAGTTTTGAATTGGATAATTTAAAGATAAGTACTTTTGGTTCAACTGATTTAGGTTCTTCCTTTTATATAAATACAGAAAATAAAAATATATTCCACTCTGGAGATTTACATTTTTGGCATTGGGAAGATGATACACCTGAGGAAGAAAAAATTATGTATGATGCTTATATAGCCCAACTTGAAAAGATAGAAAAATTAGATAGAATTGATATAGCTTTTGTACCAGTAGACCCAAGACTTGGAGTTAATACATTAGAGGGAGTAGAATTATTTTATGAGTATCTAAAACCTAAAATAATCATTCCTATGCACTTTTCTGATGATTATAGCAAAATGAAAGAATTTATTGAAAAGTTTAAATATATTGAAGATGTTAAAGTTATAGAAATAAAAGATAATATGGAGAAAGTATTGGAGTAA
- a CDS encoding DEAD/DEAH box helicase codes for MIDVKFYMLVEGEDNLYLALYDSEKNLISSYSNLNQNDINNYIENLENEKEFFISWEEEKSSDYLKLDEKLISYLLGKDNFVNSDFETIEKKKIENLALFIRDNKEIEDRLDIYIEINDNLLTNNNIVGNYIYSQGTFYKVDIEEDTQFQLLDLFQKIDKYELESYATLILKNYRNIDLKYEDYETVASEERNAIPQIIIEKISFDNSLYIKINSIISTMDYEFFIKNKIETVLTVNELEKKLEISKINLENLSSDMFEIVKVLTKLQKSIGLKSSYYIDNENFIILNEELAKEFVKKELLQLTGKYSIIGTDRLRKYNIKAVRPKLSGKFSYNLDYFEGEVEVEIEGEKFSIQQLLNNYKKDEYIVLSDGTNALINREYIEKLQRVFKEEDGNKIKVSFFDMPIVQDMIDEKAFENDFMGSKDFFEGINELPKEEVEYPKLNATLRDYQKYGYKWLKYLTDNNLGACLADDMGLGKTLQAIALLSNLHEEKKKKSMVIMPKSLIYNWENEIKKFAPKLKVGVYYGINRDFSSLKKVDVILTTYGTIRNDIENLLEHKFDLLILDESQNIKNINSQTTKAVLLLNAKKRIALSGTPIENNLLELYSLFRFLNPEMFGSVQRFTNSYILPIQKYSDTSTIEELKKKIYPFLLRRIKKEVLEDLPDKIEKLVYVDMNDEHRRFYEERRKYYYSLLEKNTSSQGNFDKFFVLQAINELRHIVSSPELETKKVISSKKEVLIENVIEAIENNHKVLVFVNYLSSIESICDSLKENKIKYLKMTGQTKDRQNLVDKFQSDSRYKVFVMTLKTGGVGLNLVSADTIFIYDPWWNTTVENQAIDRAYRLGQDKTVFAYKMIMRNTIEEKILKLQEIKNKLLDDLISEDNLSTKNLSKNDIEFILGS; via the coding sequence ATGATAGATGTAAAATTTTATATGCTAGTTGAGGGGGAAGATAACCTTTATCTAGCTCTATATGATTCTGAAAAAAATTTAATTAGTAGTTACTCTAATTTAAATCAGAATGATATAAACAATTATATAGAAAATTTAGAAAATGAAAAAGAATTTTTCATTAGTTGGGAAGAAGAAAAAAGTAGTGATTATCTAAAATTAGATGAAAAATTAATTTCTTATCTTTTAGGGAAAGATAATTTTGTAAATTCTGATTTTGAAACAATAGAAAAAAAGAAAATTGAAAATTTAGCTTTATTTATAAGAGATAATAAAGAAATAGAAGATAGACTAGATATTTATATAGAAATAAATGATAATCTTTTAACAAATAATAATATAGTAGGAAATTACATTTATTCACAAGGGACTTTCTATAAAGTAGATATAGAAGAAGATACACAGTTTCAATTACTAGATTTATTTCAAAAAATAGATAAATATGAACTAGAAAGCTATGCTACTTTGATTTTAAAGAACTATAGGAATATAGACTTAAAATATGAGGATTATGAAACTGTTGCAAGTGAGGAAAGAAATGCTATTCCCCAGATAATAATAGAAAAAATATCTTTTGATAATAGTCTTTATATAAAGATTAATTCTATTATATCCACAATGGACTATGAATTTTTTATAAAAAATAAAATAGAAACTGTACTTACTGTAAATGAACTAGAAAAGAAGTTAGAAATTTCTAAAATAAATTTAGAAAATTTAAGCTCAGATATGTTTGAAATAGTTAAAGTTTTAACTAAATTGCAAAAAAGCATAGGTTTAAAATCTTCATACTATATAGATAATGAAAATTTTATTATTTTAAATGAAGAATTAGCAAAAGAATTTGTAAAAAAAGAGTTATTACAGCTTACAGGAAAATACAGTATTATTGGTACAGATAGACTTAGAAAATATAATATAAAAGCCGTTAGACCAAAATTAAGTGGAAAATTCAGTTACAATCTTGACTATTTTGAAGGAGAAGTAGAAGTTGAGATAGAAGGAGAAAAGTTTTCTATTCAACAACTTTTAAATAACTATAAGAAAGATGAGTATATTGTTTTAAGTGATGGAACAAATGCTTTAATCAATAGAGAGTATATAGAAAAGTTACAAAGGGTATTTAAAGAAGAAGATGGAAATAAAATAAAAGTTTCATTCTTTGATATGCCAATAGTTCAAGATATGATTGATGAAAAAGCTTTTGAAAATGATTTTATGGGAAGCAAAGATTTCTTTGAGGGAATAAATGAATTACCAAAAGAGGAAGTTGAATATCCTAAATTAAATGCAACTTTAAGAGATTATCAAAAATATGGCTATAAGTGGCTTAAATATTTGACGGATAATAATTTAGGTGCATGTTTAGCAGATGATATGGGACTAGGCAAAACATTACAAGCAATAGCACTACTTAGTAATCTTCATGAAGAAAAGAAGAAAAAATCTATGGTAATAATGCCTAAAAGTTTGATATATAACTGGGAAAATGAAATTAAAAAGTTTGCACCTAAGTTAAAAGTTGGAGTGTATTATGGTATAAATAGAGATTTTTCTTCTCTGAAAAAGGTTGATGTAATTTTAACTACTTATGGAACTATAAGAAACGATATTGAAAATCTTTTGGAACATAAATTTGACTTACTTATTTTAGATGAATCACAAAATATTAAAAATATCAATTCACAGACAACAAAAGCAGTGTTACTGTTAAATGCTAAAAAAAGGATAGCATTAAGTGGAACACCTATTGAAAATAACTTACTGGAACTATATTCATTATTTAGATTTTTAAATCCAGAAATGTTTGGTTCAGTACAAAGATTTACAAATAGCTATATATTACCTATACAAAAATACTCTGATACTTCAACTATTGAAGAATTAAAAAAGAAAATTTATCCTTTTTTATTGAGAAGAATCAAAAAAGAGGTATTGGAGGACTTACCAGATAAGATTGAAAAATTGGTTTATGTAGATATGAATGATGAACATAGAAGATTCTATGAAGAAAGAAGAAAATATTATTACTCATTACTTGAAAAAAATACTTCAAGTCAAGGAAACTTTGATAAATTTTTTGTCTTACAGGCTATAAATGAGCTAAGACATATAGTAAGTTCTCCTGAATTAGAAACTAAAAAAGTTATTTCAAGTAAAAAGGAAGTTTTAATTGAAAATGTAATAGAAGCCATTGAAAATAATCATAAGGTATTAGTATTTGTGAATTATTTATCTTCAATAGAAAGTATCTGTGATTCGTTGAAAGAAAATAAGATAAAATATTTAAAAATGACAGGTCAAACAAAAGATAGACAAAATTTAGTGGATAAATTTCAAAGTGATAGTAGATATAAAGTATTTGTAATGACATTAAAAACAGGCGGAGTAGGTTTAAATCTAGTGTCTGCTGATACTATATTTATCTATGACCCTTGGTGGAATACAACTGTTGAAAACCAAGCTATTGATAGAGCATATAGATTGGGACAAGATAAAACAGTTTTTGCTTACAAGATGATTATGAGAAATACAATAGAGGAAAAAATATTAAAATTGCAAGAAATTAAAAATAAATTATTAGATGATTTAATATCAGAAGATAATTTGTCCACAAAAAATCTATCTAAAAATGATATAGAATTTATTTTGGGGAGTTAG
- the rpsP gene encoding 30S ribosomal protein S16 — protein MLKLRLTRLGDKKRPSYRIVAMEALSKRDGGAIAYLGNYFPLEDSRVVLKEEEILNYLKNGAQPTRTVKSILVKAGLWAKFEETKKK, from the coding sequence ATGTTAAAATTAAGACTTACAAGATTAGGAGATAAAAAAAGACCTTCTTATAGAATAGTAGCTATGGAAGCTTTATCTAAAAGAGATGGTGGAGCAATAGCTTACTTAGGTAACTACTTCCCATTAGAAGATTCGAGAGTAGTATTAAAAGAAGAAGAAATCTTAAACTACTTAAAAAATGGAGCTCAACCTACAAGAACTGTAAAATCAATCTTAGTTAAAGCTGGATTATGGGCTAAATTTGAAGAAACTAAAAAGAAATAG
- a CDS encoding GNAT family N-acetyltransferase yields the protein MDIIHSEENGFYIYDENKEILARLEYKRNDNVLIFDHTVVSDKLKGQGIAQKLLDEAVDYARKNNFKVHPVCSYVVKKFETGNYDDIKI from the coding sequence ATGGATATAATTCATTCTGAAGAAAATGGTTTTTATATTTATGATGAAAACAAAGAAATTCTAGCAAGACTTGAATATAAAAGAAACGATAATGTTTTAATTTTTGATCATACTGTTGTATCTGATAAATTAAAAGGACAAGGGATTGCTCAAAAACTTTTAGATGAAGCAGTTGATTATGCTAGAAAAAATAACTTTAAAGTACATCCAGTATGTTCATATGTAGTTAAAAAATTTGAAACTGGTAACTATGATGATATAAAAATTTAA
- the ylxM gene encoding YlxM family DNA-binding protein, translated as MILDEFVEIANLLEIYSSLLSEKQKEYLEDHFENDLSLSEIAKNNDVSRQAIYDNIKRGVALLYDYEDKLKFYQMKKNIREELVNLKEDFTKENLEKIIENLL; from the coding sequence ATGATATTGGATGAATTTGTTGAAATTGCTAATCTTTTGGAAATTTATTCTTCACTTTTAAGTGAGAAACAAAAAGAGTATCTAGAAGATCATTTTGAAAATGATTTATCACTTTCTGAAATTGCTAAAAATAATGATGTTAGCAGACAAGCAATTTATGATAATATAAAAAGAGGAGTGGCTCTTTTATATGATTATGAAGATAAATTAAAATTTTATCAAATGAAGAAGAATATAAGAGAAGAATTAGTAAATTTGAAAGAAGATTTTACAAAGGAAAATTTGGAAAAGATTATAGAGAACTTACTTTAA